The genomic interval tattttttatgtcgtaaataattattgtttatcatttttgttctgGATTGTTCATATACATTTGGAAACATAACTTTCTTTCTCATACTATAAAACATCTGTAGTCTAAGGAGCCATAAAAAGATTTGGTTAGCATttgcagaaataaaatattggcTTTCTACAAGTGAATATCAGATCATATTCAATGGCTTTCTAGTAATTAACTGAATATACACAAGCGGAAAGCATATGTAACAGCATATAATTAAACATGAGAGACAGTGATATTCAAACTTCGTAGCTAGTATTATACAATTAGTTTCAAAATTGTATACACgtacaatatttttcatattaagtCAAAAACGTAATAATGTTacgatattaaatattttaccaaaatacCAGACATATACCTTCAACATAAATCTCTGGCTGtgtttacaatgaaacaaatatactttGAGATAATCCATTCAATCGTTGTTCTTtagcaaagattttttttttcaaatttgaccAATGAAAGCATTATTTTAATGCGAAAATATTTGCGTCAAAGGAAATACATTTAACCTATATAACTTACTTGCAACTAAACGAATTTTGGTTTATTATTGgcagtttttttcatattaggTAATTGTTTTAGCAATTCTGTAATTCCTGATCATTTCTATTATAGACTTTAATAGGTCGGTGTCAGATCTTGTCACCAGCAGGTAAGGTCACGCACTTTAGTTAGATTGCATAACATCgaaacacaaaataatttcatgcaagagaacatatttttaagtcttttttgttgtttaatatcAGAGCAACATAAATGGACTTCACTTGGATTCCTCTATTTAAAAGCCGAAAGTGTTTTTTATGCGCTTGAAGATGTTTTGCTTACTTTTCACAATTTTCTTTCTGTTTCCTGTTACACCTAACGAACTGGCTACTTGGCTGAATGATTCAGCATCAGATGTAACTTGTGCCCTTTTACGAAATTCCCTCAAGGTATGAATTCTTTTCATCCACCCTGGATTGTGTTGCATTTTCTcgttttcaattattaaatcaatatgttCAACCATAGTAAGAGGATTCGGACGCAGTGCGATTTCGGCCAAGCGCATATTGCTGTGCCTCACAATGTCCATCATTTCTTCGACAGTGTCCACCATTCCATTCAATTCTATTTGCATCTTTTCTAAAACAAGTTTCTGTGTAGGAAGTTTTCCTGATGCgtcttcatattttttttgcatttctgCGTacgttttttcttctttaactGGAACGTAATCAAACACGTATGAActgtttttgtgatatttccAGTGACAGTTTTCTGGACAATATTTGCACGTACCAACGTCGCGCTGCATTGCCGAACATTTGTACTTTTTCTCATCGTCCGCTATACGGCAATTATTATGACAGGTAAAGTTACAGTTTAAACAGTTCGTAACATGTAGGCCTGAAGGTAAATCTTTTTTTCTCTGTTGCATAACCGTGACCGTGTACTTAAAATTCTTGTTGTCTTTGATTGAATTTTTGTTTTcgtcaaatattttcatttctgttttgAGTTCGTCAATTTTCATCAGACCAATTTCAAGCTTTTGCTGTAAATTCTTCACGGTGATTTCCACCCGATTCCTTTCTTGTAATACATCACTAGTAAGTTGCAGACTTTTTGTTGGCAGGGTATCGAGATATGCGAAAAATCGATCAAAACTTGCCATTCCCATTTTCCAAAACATTGGTGCAAGACTTCCGCAATCATTGTTGGTATTGTTCGCAAATAGACCAGAATTGTTGAAATTGAAGTGTGTTCCAAACGGCAGACCCGATTCTTTCAGGGCAGACAAAACGGGTGGATCCATTCCGTCTGCAAATGTAATCAATGAGCAAATGTTTTCTGCTATATCCTTTCCAAATAAGGACATTACGGCCTGGAAAATATAGCTTTGCATAGGCGTCAGTCTTGCGTCTGGAGCTTTGATTAAGAAACACACAGCATCTAATGTCGCAACACCTGCAGGTTCTTTAGATGAAAAGAGGGTTCTCATCTGCTGAACGACTTCTTCGTCTCTCTCTAGACCCCTCGTGTCTCCGAATCCGGGGGTATCTATGATGTTTAGTGTATGTGGGAATCTACTGCCTTCCATTGGGTGAATTGTGTAGCATGTAATCCACTCCGTTTGAGACATAGCCTGAAAATGTTATACTTTTAGTATAAAAATGGTGCAACTACTGGCAAAGTTCTTAACGAAATCGTGTTTGTCAAAGAACACTATACGATCATCTCAATGTATTCTTTAGTCTATATCATTATGGTACAGGTTGATTGGAAAAGGAGCCATAAGCGTGAGTGCTTTTTTGGGGAAGAAACGAGTATTTGTACACTTTCAAGACCGGAAAAAATTGTCGACCTTGAACCTAATACCTCTGGGAAGAGAATGCACATCAAATTTAAGattgtcaaaaacaatttaCGAAGATTTCATTTTGTTCTAGAAATTCTAGTATACACTTTATGGATGGATTTTAACAACGATCGTCTTAAcgacattttttaattataaaccagAACTGACCCCCTATGCTTGTCTCATTCTGGTTCACAACATTTGATGTTTGAACAAGCGGAATAAGGGTGTTGTGTCGATAAGTGAACATTTGACACAAATTTGCTGGAAATCCATCCAAGGGCTTAGGAGAATCGGAACCGACATGAAATCTACGGTTCAAACCTTTGACCTGGAGCTGTGACGCAAGCAGGCACACATACAATTTGTGTTTTATACGTCGTCTAAGAGTAGTGAACATTTAACCTTAGATTAATGTAAATCCTTCCAGGGGTTTAAGAGACATGGAGCGGACACGAAATATATGgataaaacctttgtttttaaagtgtgaccatgaccttgggCAGGCGCGCCTTTAATTTGAGCTCCACCCGTTGTCTTGATATTGTGAACATTTGATCCgagtttcatgaaaatccttcAAAAGGAGATACCGAGAGGACAGACCGTGACAGACAGACGAATGGCCGGACAGACGAACATTTACATACAACGCTTCCCCTGTATACCATAGAGGAAGACAGTTGaacaaaaatactttataaaactGAAAAGAAAGAGGGATTAGTCCGGTAAAATGGAGGCCAAGCAGGATCTGCGGGCGTTACCTATGGCGCAACGAATACAAATAAATAGTAATTTGTCTTACCACAAGTTTATTCTAATCAATCAGATGTAtcttattatcaaaacaaaaaccgCACAAACCTGGTTTCCCATTTTGGTCCTTTCTTCGTCTTCCAAATTAATGAGTTTGAGACGATACGGATCTTCCCAGTGTACACCAAGAACGTAATTGGCCATTCCATCAACAAGAGTGCTCTTTCCTGTACCAGTCTCGCCTagtaatattattgttttgtccTTCATGTGCAGTTTTGGTCGATGGCCTTAAAAGTACccaacatgttttatgttttaatcgATTTTGTGATTctgtatttcagatattttatttgttatgaaaactTATGTGAACTTCGGTCTTTATTTTGGTGCCATTTATGTTCCAAATTAAAGTTCTCATATCCCGACGAGAAAAACCATATAACACTCGTACTTTAAAAAGTTTGCACCTATACAACATATACTTAAAAATGATGCGCGATAAGTCGGTGCACGATAAGTCGGTGGAGTGTAGGAATTTGCTACATTTTATCCGTAATAATATGCAATTCATAAATGTAGTTTACTTTTGTTAGTACGCTGGCTATCattaaattttaagttaaattgaCATCAAATTGTACAGGTGATATAATAACAGTTACTTACCGACTTCAAACCTCCGTGTCTTGACTTCTGTGTTTCTCGCACGCCTCAGTTCAGTTAATGGCAAAACATAGGACTGTGGTATATCTAGCTCATCTCCGAGACGGCAGGCGAAGTTTATAATCGAGGAAGCTGGAGATCTCTTTGTTTCTATCACTTCGCTGTCAACGCTATAGGGCCCATCGCCATCGGCGTAGACTGTACGTactttgaatttgtattttgatCCTGACTGAAGACCAGAAACATCGACGTTATCTCCTGTGATATATTCAATGTGGACATGCCATTTATTCTGGCGCACATCCATTAAAGACACTTGGAAACAATCGTTCGATCCGAATCGTTTTGGCTTTGTCCACGAGAGCGTAAGAGCATCCGATCCTATCTTGGT from Mya arenaria isolate MELC-2E11 chromosome 7, ASM2691426v1 carries:
- the LOC128240090 gene encoding uncharacterized protein LOC128240090 isoform X2 — translated: MATQGEDEDKDITTIEDDISETTEQHSDHSTQKNDDQIQTGGKVSPVIDAATSDMSVINSLNEDASDSVKTERLETESQTEINEIIQTGPTAFNTSDIRCEPCFAAKNAQKSPTGYCKECEEFLCDSCQKKHPMFRMFKDHKIIPAQEAVAIQLEPSKMCEQCAVLDISKEAKHVCPNCEDLLLCETCAQCHRALKSTKTHVLKDVSTFFTDKEKKDIYCDPCKMEDVASVACMFCPDCENEAMCEQCSKMHCALKKTRMHKLFDISELISNKTESEGKHSEPTANLFCEMCEVQGEKVGAVAICDDCGEYPICSDCREVHYHRKATRYHKLRDIKPLDSIENTLPMNRKYCEPCLDQQKCNSMKGFCLYCEQFLCKECIHRHGLQSITQDHTIKMKNKSIQATTPQYCDFCQIEGLQKKADAKCQDCDELLCSDCLRYHKIQKITKDHNVVTIQDASKDKDTPETMYCDNCKFEDKDEVAVAVCIHCDESALCEKCVSYHKKQKVTRGHILNIIKSPRTLQETSSFDDKMEEKKTSEKLETTCQKSRDIYEQPGQPFVTKIGSDALTLSWTKPKRFGSNDCFQVSLMDVRQNKWHVHIEYITGDNVDVSGLQSGSKYKFKVRTVYADGDGPYSVDSEVIETKRSPASSIINFACRLGDELDIPQSYVLPLTELRRARNTEVKTRRFEVGHRPKLHMKDKTIILLGETGTGKSTLVDGMANYVLGVHWEDPYRLKLINLEDEERTKMGNQAMSQTEWITCYTIHPMEGSRFPHTLNIIDTPGFGDTRGLERDEEVVQQMRTLFSSKEPAGVATLDAVCFLIKAPDARLTPMQSYIFQAVMSLFGKDIAENICSLITFADGMDPPVLSALKESGLPFGTHFNFNNSGLFANNTNNDCGSLAPMFWKMGMASFDRFFAYLDTLPTKSLQLTSDVLQERNRVEITVKNLQQKLEIGLMKIDELKTEMKIFDENKNSIKDNKNFKYTVTVMQQRKKDLPSGLHVTNCLNCNFTCHNNCRIADDEKKYKCSAMQRDVGTCKYCPENCHWKYHKNSSYVFDYVPVKEEKTYAEMQKKYEDASGKLPTQKLVLEKMQIELNGMVDTVEEMMDIVRHSNMRLAEIALRPNPLTMVEHIDLIIENEKMQHNPGWMKRIHTLREFRKRAQVTSDAESFSQVASSLGVTGNRKKIVKSKQNIFKRIKNTFGF
- the LOC128240090 gene encoding uncharacterized protein LOC128240090 isoform X1 — encoded protein: MATQGEDEDKDITTIEDDISVTSSFTYRSKAVIPSFIETTEQHSDHSTQKNDDQIQTGGKVSPVIDAATSDMSVINSLNEDASDSVKTERLETESQTEINEIIQTGPTAFNTSDIRCEPCFAAKNAQKSPTGYCKECEEFLCDSCQKKHPMFRMFKDHKIIPAQEAVAIQLEPSKMCEQCAVLDISKEAKHVCPNCEDLLLCETCAQCHRALKSTKTHVLKDVSTFFTDKEKKDIYCDPCKMEDVASVACMFCPDCENEAMCEQCSKMHCALKKTRMHKLFDISELISNKTESEGKHSEPTANLFCEMCEVQGEKVGAVAICDDCGEYPICSDCREVHYHRKATRYHKLRDIKPLDSIENTLPMNRKYCEPCLDQQKCNSMKGFCLYCEQFLCKECIHRHGLQSITQDHTIKMKNKSIQATTPQYCDFCQIEGLQKKADAKCQDCDELLCSDCLRYHKIQKITKDHNVVTIQDASKDKDTPETMYCDNCKFEDKDEVAVAVCIHCDESALCEKCVSYHKKQKVTRGHILNIIKSPRTLQETSSFDDKMEEKKTSEKLETTCQKSRDIYEQPGQPFVTKIGSDALTLSWTKPKRFGSNDCFQVSLMDVRQNKWHVHIEYITGDNVDVSGLQSGSKYKFKVRTVYADGDGPYSVDSEVIETKRSPASSIINFACRLGDELDIPQSYVLPLTELRRARNTEVKTRRFEVGHRPKLHMKDKTIILLGETGTGKSTLVDGMANYVLGVHWEDPYRLKLINLEDEERTKMGNQAMSQTEWITCYTIHPMEGSRFPHTLNIIDTPGFGDTRGLERDEEVVQQMRTLFSSKEPAGVATLDAVCFLIKAPDARLTPMQSYIFQAVMSLFGKDIAENICSLITFADGMDPPVLSALKESGLPFGTHFNFNNSGLFANNTNNDCGSLAPMFWKMGMASFDRFFAYLDTLPTKSLQLTSDVLQERNRVEITVKNLQQKLEIGLMKIDELKTEMKIFDENKNSIKDNKNFKYTVTVMQQRKKDLPSGLHVTNCLNCNFTCHNNCRIADDEKKYKCSAMQRDVGTCKYCPENCHWKYHKNSSYVFDYVPVKEEKTYAEMQKKYEDASGKLPTQKLVLEKMQIELNGMVDTVEEMMDIVRHSNMRLAEIALRPNPLTMVEHIDLIIENEKMQHNPGWMKRIHTLREFRKRAQVTSDAESFSQVASSLGVTGNRKKIVKSKQNIFKRIKNTFGF